A genomic stretch from Pyxidicoccus trucidator includes:
- a CDS encoding serine/threonine-protein kinase, protein MRCPTCHRRVAERCPLHPTAEPRPPVAPARPPEVTGFTLRGPLGRGGFGRVFSAIREEDGREVALKVLEPLASERLEREVEALRRIGPPAAPQLLGQGISALGEPLVVMERIDGLTLARRLAELPGPGALPWAEAAPLMLSLAEAVRHVHAAAVVHRDLKPENMMLADERLVLLDYGLARLGATEEVAAPAITLTRTGQRLGTHEYMSPEQCRDARTIDARADLYSLGVVYFELLCGRPPFVGDTAAVLQAHVSRRPPALRELAPWPVPASLEALVQRLLAKAPEERFHSAEELADTLRRLLEETAGQRMEPSTLPPAAKAPAREGQGPREVALLGVKTSLDVPALLAQLAASGAELARVEAGLAVFAFPHAATVEAGLRAALKAAEALGPLLPAGSQRAIHCAPLRVRERAGRLTVGGAALERPERWWPGSAESPTLTSEARAHLGDADVGRTPPPEVVLPPIDVLLGREAELTWLRSGLARIRESGAPALRTLLGEEGLGKTRLLSEWHRELRSTPGVSALFVESQLDEGSASESGLRNLITTILGLPSHTPPDEAVLHLLSDAGPSGDTVPAHPAARRQLIARALASRLWRLAAERPLALLVDDAHTLDPTALDALELATLAGVRSPLCVVLAGRHRLLGLRPYLGERARDAAQWDLPQLGEDAARELLRRLLRPVDLLAEGVLRELVERCGGSPLRMMETVRALRAAGAIRAQAGGGGYLAADALNGLASDSPRPDERLAERSLAALPSGLRSLLQVGALLGDEVRLEELSATLAHLESDDALDLSLDPGVALERLARAGMLEPRGPRRWRFEHATLREAFGALLPTALRRRICAAALRALPDAPAARRARLAEAAGDVAQALGLHRGLAEASRRAHRLLEAERHYSAALELLPAGEDGFRLELLSGRGRVRYRLQRIDDALEDLRAARALAEARGDVVREADLLLEEATALDWRDDPDGSTALLEQALRCLGDAVPPELAARHALAQARVVVRREDITGAVPPLERAVAAARACGDSETEAIALAMLGAMLAWTGRLEDSARRFDEAIALCEATGDTLHLGVALNNRMVLHVQRRDVAGARTDLERAVSLGRELGNVQIERTSAFNLALLLGYQGRAAEALALARRAGVLSQRFFPGSMAQDALLVARLCCELGDMAEAARQLTWLSEPATQARLPPGDPLMLSVVHRVVGEAQGRLSYGAAEWAGLVESARQQSTPDERLEILVWAARAARAAGDDVTARAWTKEVEETASEAPLWTDRVRAVVQEARGTS, encoded by the coding sequence ATGCGTTGTCCCACCTGTCACCGCCGCGTGGCGGAGCGCTGTCCCCTCCACCCCACGGCAGAGCCGCGTCCACCGGTTGCGCCAGCCCGGCCTCCGGAGGTGACGGGCTTCACCCTTCGAGGCCCCCTGGGGCGCGGGGGCTTCGGGCGCGTCTTCTCCGCGATTCGGGAGGAGGACGGGCGCGAGGTGGCCCTCAAGGTGCTGGAACCCCTGGCCAGCGAGCGCCTGGAGCGGGAGGTGGAGGCGCTGCGCCGCATCGGCCCGCCTGCCGCGCCGCAGCTGCTGGGCCAGGGCATCAGCGCCCTCGGTGAGCCCCTGGTGGTGATGGAGCGCATCGACGGGCTGACGCTGGCGCGAAGGCTGGCGGAGCTGCCCGGGCCGGGCGCGCTGCCCTGGGCGGAGGCCGCGCCGCTGATGCTGTCGCTGGCGGAGGCCGTGAGGCACGTGCATGCCGCGGCCGTCGTCCACCGGGACTTGAAGCCGGAGAACATGATGCTCGCCGACGAGCGGCTCGTGCTCCTGGACTACGGCCTGGCCCGGCTGGGCGCGACGGAGGAGGTCGCGGCGCCCGCCATCACCCTCACCCGCACCGGCCAGCGCCTGGGCACCCACGAGTACATGTCGCCCGAGCAGTGCCGCGACGCGAGGACCATCGACGCGCGGGCGGACCTGTACAGCCTGGGAGTCGTCTACTTCGAGCTGCTGTGCGGCCGGCCCCCCTTCGTGGGTGACACGGCCGCGGTGCTGCAAGCCCATGTGTCGCGCAGGCCGCCCGCGTTGAGGGAGCTGGCCCCGTGGCCGGTGCCCGCGTCGCTGGAGGCCCTCGTCCAGCGCCTGTTGGCGAAGGCCCCGGAGGAGCGGTTCCACAGCGCGGAGGAGCTGGCGGACACCCTGCGGCGGCTGCTGGAAGAGACGGCGGGACAGCGCATGGAGCCCTCCACGCTCCCTCCGGCGGCCAAGGCTCCGGCGCGCGAGGGCCAGGGCCCGAGGGAGGTGGCCCTGCTCGGCGTGAAGACGTCTCTGGACGTGCCCGCCCTGCTGGCGCAGCTCGCGGCCTCGGGGGCGGAGCTGGCGCGGGTGGAGGCCGGACTCGCCGTCTTCGCCTTCCCCCATGCGGCCACCGTGGAGGCCGGCCTGCGCGCCGCGCTCAAGGCGGCGGAAGCGCTGGGGCCGCTGCTGCCCGCCGGCTCGCAACGCGCCATCCACTGCGCGCCCCTGCGCGTTCGCGAGCGCGCGGGCCGGCTGACGGTGGGGGGCGCCGCGCTGGAGCGCCCCGAGCGCTGGTGGCCCGGCTCCGCCGAGTCCCCCACCCTTACCTCCGAGGCCCGCGCCCACCTGGGCGACGCCGACGTGGGCCGCACGCCACCTCCAGAGGTAGTGCTGCCTCCCATCGACGTCCTGCTGGGCCGCGAGGCGGAGCTGACGTGGCTGCGCAGTGGCCTCGCGCGCATCCGGGAGAGCGGCGCTCCGGCCCTGCGGACGCTGCTGGGCGAGGAAGGACTGGGCAAGACGCGCCTGCTGTCGGAGTGGCACCGCGAGCTGCGGAGCACCCCAGGCGTGTCCGCCCTCTTCGTGGAGTCCCAGCTCGACGAGGGCAGCGCGAGCGAGAGCGGGCTGCGCAACCTCATCACCACCATCCTCGGGCTGCCGTCGCACACGCCTCCGGACGAGGCGGTGCTCCATCTCCTCTCGGACGCCGGGCCCTCCGGCGACACGGTCCCCGCACATCCCGCCGCGCGGCGACAGCTCATCGCCCGGGCGCTGGCCTCGCGGCTGTGGCGGCTCGCGGCGGAGCGGCCGCTGGCGCTGCTCGTGGATGACGCGCACACGCTGGACCCCACCGCGCTCGACGCGCTGGAGCTGGCCACGCTGGCCGGAGTCCGCTCCCCGCTCTGCGTGGTGCTCGCCGGCAGGCACCGGCTGCTGGGGCTGAGACCGTACCTGGGCGAGCGCGCGCGGGACGCGGCGCAGTGGGACCTCCCGCAGCTGGGTGAGGACGCCGCCCGCGAGCTGCTGCGGCGGCTCCTGCGCCCGGTGGACCTGCTCGCGGAAGGGGTGCTGCGGGAGCTGGTGGAGCGCTGTGGTGGCTCGCCGCTGCGGATGATGGAGACGGTGCGCGCGCTGCGGGCGGCCGGGGCCATCCGCGCGCAGGCAGGTGGAGGCGGCTACCTCGCGGCGGACGCGCTGAATGGCCTGGCCTCGGACAGTCCGCGTCCGGATGAGCGACTCGCGGAGCGGAGCCTCGCGGCGCTGCCCTCGGGGCTGCGCTCCCTGCTCCAGGTGGGGGCGCTGCTGGGAGACGAGGTGCGGCTGGAGGAGCTGTCCGCCACGCTCGCGCACCTGGAGTCCGATGACGCGCTGGATTTGTCGCTGGACCCGGGCGTGGCCCTGGAGCGACTGGCGCGCGCGGGCATGCTGGAGCCTCGGGGCCCCCGGCGCTGGCGCTTCGAGCACGCCACCCTGCGCGAGGCCTTCGGCGCGCTGCTGCCCACGGCGCTGAGGCGGCGCATCTGCGCGGCGGCGCTGCGGGCCCTGCCGGATGCGCCCGCCGCGCGCAGGGCGCGACTGGCCGAGGCCGCGGGGGACGTGGCGCAGGCGCTCGGGCTCCACCGGGGGCTGGCCGAGGCCAGTCGCCGCGCGCACCGACTGCTGGAGGCGGAGCGCCATTACTCCGCCGCGCTGGAGCTGCTGCCCGCGGGAGAAGACGGCTTCCGCCTGGAGCTGCTGTCGGGCCGGGGCCGGGTGCGCTACCGGCTGCAGCGCATCGACGACGCACTGGAGGACCTGCGCGCCGCGCGGGCGCTGGCCGAGGCCCGTGGCGACGTGGTGCGCGAGGCGGACCTGCTGCTGGAGGAAGCCACCGCGCTGGACTGGCGGGATGACCCGGACGGCTCCACGGCCCTGCTGGAGCAGGCCCTGCGCTGTCTGGGAGACGCGGTGCCTCCGGAGCTGGCGGCGCGCCATGCGCTGGCCCAGGCGCGAGTCGTCGTGAGGCGTGAGGACATCACGGGCGCGGTGCCACCGCTGGAGCGCGCGGTGGCGGCGGCACGGGCCTGTGGCGACTCGGAGACGGAGGCCATCGCGCTGGCGATGCTCGGCGCCATGCTGGCGTGGACGGGGCGACTGGAGGACTCGGCGCGGCGCTTCGACGAGGCGATTGCGCTGTGCGAGGCGACGGGCGACACGCTGCACCTGGGCGTGGCGCTCAACAACCGGATGGTGCTGCACGTGCAGCGCCGGGACGTGGCGGGGGCCCGCACGGACCTGGAGCGCGCGGTGTCCCTGGGACGTGAGCTGGGCAACGTGCAGATTGAGCGGACCTCGGCCTTCAATCTCGCGCTGCTGCTCGGCTACCAGGGCCGGGCGGCGGAGGCGCTCGCCCTCGCGCGCCGGGCCGGAGTGCTGAGCCAGCGCTTCTTCCCCGGCTCCATGGCGCAGGACGCGCTGCTGGTGGCGCGCCTGTGCTGCGAGCTGGGCGACATGGCGGAAGCGGCGCGACAGCTCACGTGGCTGTCGGAACCCGCCACACAGGCGCGGCTGCCGCCCGGAGACCCGCTGATGCTGTCGGTGGTCCACCGCGTGGTGGGCGAGGCACAGGGCAGGCTGTCCTACGGCGCGGCGGAGTGGGCCGGGCTGGTGGAGTCCGCGCGACAACAGTCCACACCCGACGAGCGGTTGGAAATCCTCGTCTGGGCGGCACGCGCTGCCCGGGCAGCGGGCGATGACGTGACGGCGCGGGCCTGGACGAAAGAGGTCGAGGAGACCGCAAGCGAGGCGCCCCTGTGGACAGACCGGGTGCGTGCGGTGGTGCAGGAGGCTCGCGGAACGTCGTAG
- a CDS encoding serine/threonine-protein kinase, with the protein MAGTPPRDDASPGAEVSLYGDELEPGALVGPWVVEARVHSGVTAWLYRASHISTRAPAALKVVRSELNHVSEVLRRFKQEADTLQALRHPNIVEVLEYGELRDGRPWLAMEWLPGESVDRWLAHRGPFSAPEALTVMEELGGALHLAHRQGVLHRDLKAQNVMVIPRAEGFTVKLVDFGIARVQPPEGLSGLTSAGAVMGTPVAMAPEQIRGQAVDARTDLYSLGVLLYQLLTGRLPFEGTSAVEVEEQHLHAPPPRLGERVQVPPALEAVVQRCLAKRPEERWPDVPAFLEALRAALAPVTSPPWAVGIYVDARFPESCEEPTDEDLDAKEAALDTARGALEAAGWGFAVDGGNVLLAWHSLPEEAHARPRAMDTARALAKDVLTQTCEAAGTRVQVRVYAHSAPCEITRDAQGRPRLAGGELLRLDLWTQGGAANTVTWSAGALPR; encoded by the coding sequence ATGGCCGGAACACCCCCACGTGACGACGCCTCTCCCGGGGCGGAGGTGTCCCTGTACGGCGACGAGCTGGAGCCCGGAGCACTCGTGGGCCCGTGGGTGGTCGAGGCGCGCGTCCATTCCGGTGTCACCGCGTGGCTCTACCGCGCCTCGCACATCTCCACCCGGGCCCCCGCCGCCCTGAAGGTGGTGCGCTCGGAGCTCAACCACGTGAGCGAGGTGCTGCGCCGCTTCAAGCAGGAGGCGGACACGCTCCAGGCGCTGCGTCACCCGAACATCGTGGAGGTGCTGGAGTACGGCGAGCTGCGCGACGGCCGCCCGTGGCTGGCCATGGAGTGGCTGCCCGGAGAGAGCGTGGACCGGTGGCTCGCGCACCGGGGGCCCTTCTCCGCCCCCGAGGCGCTCACGGTGATGGAAGAGCTCGGCGGGGCGCTGCACCTCGCGCATCGCCAGGGCGTGCTGCACCGGGACCTCAAGGCGCAGAATGTGATGGTCATCCCGCGCGCGGAGGGCTTCACGGTGAAGCTCGTGGACTTCGGCATCGCCCGGGTCCAACCGCCGGAGGGCCTGTCCGGCCTGACGAGCGCGGGCGCGGTGATGGGCACGCCGGTGGCGATGGCGCCGGAGCAGATTCGCGGACAGGCCGTGGACGCGCGCACGGACCTCTATTCCCTCGGAGTGTTGCTCTACCAGCTCCTCACGGGGCGGCTCCCCTTCGAGGGCACGAGCGCGGTGGAGGTGGAAGAGCAGCACCTGCACGCCCCGCCCCCGCGCCTGGGCGAGCGGGTCCAGGTGCCTCCCGCGCTGGAGGCCGTGGTGCAGCGCTGTCTCGCGAAGCGCCCCGAGGAGCGCTGGCCGGACGTGCCCGCCTTCCTCGAAGCCCTGCGCGCGGCGCTCGCTCCCGTCACGTCACCGCCGTGGGCCGTGGGAATCTACGTGGACGCACGGTTCCCCGAGTCCTGCGAGGAGCCGACGGACGAGGACCTCGACGCGAAGGAAGCGGCGCTGGACACGGCCCGAGGCGCGCTGGAAGCGGCGGGCTGGGGGTTCGCGGTGGACGGCGGCAACGTCCTGCTGGCCTGGCACTCATTGCCCGAGGAGGCGCACGCCCGGCCCCGTGCCATGGACACGGCGCGAGCGCTCGCGAAGGACGTCCTCACCCAGACGTGCGAGGCGGCTGGCACCCGGGTCCAGGTCCGGGTCTACGCCCACAGCGCACCGTGCGAAATCACCCGCGATGCGCAGGGGCGGCCCAGGCTCGCTGGGGGTGAATTGCTGCGGCTGGACCTGTGGACCCAGGGAGGCGCGGCCAACACGGTGACGTGGTCCGCAGGCGCGCTTCCCCGCTGA
- a CDS encoding sigma 54-interacting transcriptional regulator gives MSISERPPGGGRPSEGPEDVQQTRPVGTGRPGFTGAVRRFRFTLLEGPQPGFAKDSNADTFSIGSHALNDLVLDEPTVSRFHCEVKLDRDGARVRDLDSRNGTVLDGVHVREAFLRGGSVLRLGRVSVRFDFSSESNRLLISERTTFGDLVGHSAVTRASFALMERAAASDATVLLEGETGTGKSRAALAIHRASARAAGPFLTVDCGAIPGNLLESELFGHEKGSFTGALQRRVGAFEEADGGTIFLDEIGELPAELQPKLLRVLEDREIRRLGANTYQPINVRVIAATHRDLRAEVNAGRFRPDLFFRLAVVRIVIPALRERPEDIPYIAQRILASFGADAAQVESLSTPDFIAQLQHAAWPGNVRELRNHLERCLVFQDAMPPVNEDVSPQGVMRSLVDPKQPYAEARRRVLEAFEREYLDALLKLHGGKVSQAATAADMDRVYLYRLLRRHGLRT, from the coding sequence ATGAGCATCTCCGAGCGACCGCCGGGAGGGGGCCGTCCATCCGAGGGCCCCGAGGACGTCCAGCAGACCCGCCCCGTTGGGACGGGCAGACCGGGCTTCACTGGCGCCGTCCGCCGCTTCCGTTTCACCCTCCTGGAGGGGCCCCAGCCTGGCTTCGCCAAGGACTCCAACGCGGACACATTCTCCATCGGCTCGCACGCGCTCAACGACCTCGTGCTCGACGAGCCCACCGTGTCGCGCTTCCACTGCGAGGTGAAGCTCGACCGGGATGGCGCCCGCGTGCGCGACCTGGACAGCCGCAATGGCACGGTGCTCGACGGCGTCCACGTGCGCGAGGCGTTCCTGCGCGGCGGCAGCGTGCTCCGCCTGGGCCGTGTCAGCGTGCGCTTCGACTTCAGCTCGGAGAGCAACCGGCTCCTCATCTCCGAGCGCACCACCTTTGGTGATCTGGTGGGCCACTCCGCGGTGACACGCGCCAGCTTCGCGCTGATGGAGCGCGCCGCGGCCAGTGACGCCACCGTGCTGCTGGAGGGCGAGACGGGCACCGGCAAGAGCCGCGCGGCCCTGGCCATCCACCGCGCGAGCGCCCGCGCCGCCGGGCCCTTCCTCACCGTGGACTGCGGCGCCATCCCCGGCAACCTGCTGGAGAGCGAGCTGTTCGGCCACGAGAAGGGCTCGTTCACCGGCGCGCTCCAGCGGCGCGTGGGCGCCTTCGAGGAGGCGGATGGCGGCACCATCTTCCTCGATGAAATCGGAGAGCTGCCGGCGGAGCTGCAGCCCAAGCTGCTGCGCGTGCTGGAGGACCGGGAGATCCGCCGCCTGGGCGCGAATACGTATCAGCCCATCAACGTGCGCGTCATCGCCGCCACCCACCGGGACTTGCGCGCCGAGGTGAACGCGGGCCGCTTCCGGCCGGACCTCTTCTTCCGGCTCGCGGTGGTGCGCATCGTCATCCCCGCGCTGCGCGAGCGCCCCGAGGACATCCCCTACATCGCCCAGCGCATCCTCGCGTCCTTCGGTGCCGACGCCGCCCAGGTGGAGTCGCTGAGCACGCCCGACTTCATCGCCCAGCTCCAGCACGCGGCCTGGCCCGGCAACGTGCGCGAGCTGCGCAACCACCTGGAGCGCTGCCTCGTCTTCCAGGACGCCATGCCTCCCGTCAACGAGGACGTGAGCCCCCAGGGCGTCATGCGCAGCCTGGTGGACCCGAAGCAGCCCTATGCCGAGGCCCGCCGCCGCGTCCTGGAGGCATTCGAGCGCGAGTACCTGGACGCTCTCCTGAAGCTCCATGGGGGCAAGGTGTCCCAGGCCGCCACCGCCGCGGACATGGACCGCGTGTACCTGTACCGGCTGCTGCGCCGGCATGGACTGCGGACGTAG
- a CDS encoding MBL fold metallo-hydrolase RNA specificity domain-containing protein, translating to MSGFSAHADWTEIESPPRQTLLVHGEPEALEGLSQRVRAKGWKSYVPAYLEKVELERTA from the coding sequence GTGAGCGGCTTCTCCGCACACGCGGACTGGACGGAGATCGAGTCCCCGCCCCGCCAGACGCTGCTGGTGCACGGCGAGCCGGAGGCCCTGGAGGGGCTCAGTCAGCGGGTGCGCGCGAAGGGCTGGAAGAGCTACGTGCCGGCCTACCTGGAAAAAGTGGAGCTGGAACGGACGGCCTGA
- a CDS encoding peptidoglycan-binding protein: protein MVAIARASSATALRQTASLAPPTLRSGSKGASVVTLQNKLKAAGFNPGAADGAFGPKTEAAVKAFQRARGLTSDGVVGPKTWSALNAPASSGGSGPTLRPGARGEPVRALQSRLNTLGFNAGTADGAFGPKTEAAVKAFQRAKGLTADGVVGPKTWDKLGIKVSGPVTQGPGGGGKVVTGYVNGTPRNITVAAVPNGKVMRSDAAAAYNRMYADAKAAGITLKVNSGFRTMAEQQALYRAYQNGTGNLAAKPGYSNHQGGIAVDINVGGTGTSTYRWLAANASKYGFARTVPSEPWHWEYRR from the coding sequence ATGGTCGCCATCGCCCGCGCATCCTCCGCCACGGCCCTCCGTCAGACGGCCAGCCTCGCCCCGCCCACGCTCCGTTCGGGCTCGAAGGGCGCCTCCGTCGTGACACTGCAGAACAAGCTCAAGGCAGCGGGCTTCAACCCCGGCGCCGCGGATGGCGCCTTTGGTCCGAAGACGGAGGCCGCGGTGAAGGCCTTCCAGCGGGCCCGTGGCCTCACCTCCGACGGCGTCGTCGGGCCCAAGACGTGGAGCGCGCTCAACGCGCCGGCCTCTTCGGGCGGTTCCGGTCCGACGCTGCGCCCGGGAGCGCGCGGTGAGCCGGTGCGTGCACTGCAGAGCCGCCTCAACACGCTCGGCTTCAATGCTGGCACCGCCGACGGCGCGTTCGGTCCCAAGACGGAGGCCGCGGTGAAGGCCTTCCAGCGAGCGAAGGGCCTGACGGCCGACGGCGTCGTGGGTCCCAAGACGTGGGACAAGCTGGGCATCAAGGTGTCGGGGCCCGTGACGCAGGGGCCGGGCGGTGGCGGGAAGGTCGTCACCGGCTATGTGAATGGCACGCCCCGGAACATCACCGTCGCCGCCGTTCCCAACGGGAAGGTGATGCGCTCGGATGCGGCGGCGGCCTACAACCGCATGTATGCGGATGCGAAGGCCGCGGGCATCACCCTGAAGGTGAACAGCGGCTTCCGCACCATGGCGGAGCAGCAGGCGCTGTACCGGGCCTACCAGAACGGCACGGGCAACCTCGCGGCGAAGCCCGGCTACTCCAACCACCAGGGCGGCATCGCCGTGGACATCAACGTGGGCGGCACCGGCACCTCGACGTACCGGTGGCTGGCGGCGAACGCGAGCAAGTACGGCTTCGCGCGCACCGTGCCTTCCGAGCCGTGGCACTGGGAGTACCGTCGCTGA
- a CDS encoding DUF417 family protein: protein MSRIDSLLRMAAGAQALGTNAARAGLVVVLLWIGALKATPYEADGIVPFVANSPAMSFSYTQDAPEYRQHLNREGELVPANRAWHQENGTYGFSYLLGSVIVLLGLLVAAHWWRPGVGALGSFLVAGMSVVTLSFLVTTPESWVPNLGDAHHGFPYLSARGRLVIKDVIMLGAALVTMSDSARAALSVTVRARGPSGLGTRVEAV, encoded by the coding sequence GTGTCTCGTATCGACTCACTTCTTCGCATGGCGGCGGGCGCGCAGGCGCTCGGAACGAACGCCGCTCGTGCTGGCCTGGTCGTGGTGTTGCTGTGGATTGGCGCGCTGAAGGCGACGCCCTACGAGGCGGATGGCATCGTCCCCTTCGTGGCGAACAGCCCCGCGATGAGCTTCTCCTACACCCAGGACGCGCCCGAATACCGGCAACACCTGAACCGGGAGGGCGAGCTCGTGCCGGCCAACCGCGCCTGGCATCAGGAGAACGGGACGTACGGGTTCTCGTACCTGCTCGGAAGCGTCATCGTCCTCCTGGGGCTGCTCGTCGCGGCGCACTGGTGGCGGCCCGGGGTTGGCGCGCTCGGGAGCTTCCTCGTGGCGGGAATGTCCGTCGTCACGCTGTCCTTCCTGGTGACGACGCCAGAGAGCTGGGTTCCCAACCTGGGAGATGCCCACCATGGCTTTCCATACCTGAGCGCCCGCGGACGACTGGTCATCAAGGACGTCATCATGCTCGGTGCGGCCCTCGTCACCATGTCCGACTCAGCCCGGGCGGCCCTCTCCGTCACCGTGCGGGCCAGAGGCCCCAGCGGACTGGGCACCCGGGTCGAAGCGGTGTGA
- a CDS encoding RNA polymerase sigma factor produces the protein MTQSAERGFFAWVTRLVREHRRELVATAKAEGLLAEDALDAVQEALTTFLDLPHSRRLADEHADSLRLMTALVRNHARNRRRRHDRSRPHVSEPEVLDAIPDDQQDVDSLLSEAEAHVMAFGCVQRLGEVQRRVVTLRLLQDQPGEQVAALLGTTPGNVAVLLHRAKRELRECMTD, from the coding sequence ATGACACAGTCTGCTGAAAGAGGGTTCTTTGCCTGGGTCACCCGGTTGGTGCGGGAGCACCGGCGCGAGCTCGTTGCCACGGCGAAGGCGGAAGGGCTGCTCGCGGAGGACGCACTCGACGCAGTCCAGGAGGCGCTCACGACGTTCCTGGACCTGCCCCATTCGCGGCGACTCGCGGACGAACACGCCGACAGTCTTCGGCTGATGACCGCGCTGGTCCGGAACCACGCGCGCAACCGTCGCCGTCGCCATGACCGCTCGCGACCTCATGTCTCCGAGCCCGAGGTGCTGGACGCGATACCCGACGACCAGCAGGACGTGGACTCCCTCCTCAGCGAGGCGGAAGCCCACGTGATGGCGTTCGGATGCGTGCAGCGGCTCGGTGAGGTCCAGCGGAGGGTCGTGACGCTCCGGCTCCTCCAGGACCAGCCCGGCGAGCAGGTCGCGGCGTTGCTGGGGACCACTCCCGGCAACGTCGCGGTGCTCCTTCATCGCGCGAAGCGCGAGCTGCGTGAGTGCATGACCGACTGA